From Vanacampus margaritifer isolate UIUO_Vmar chromosome 8, RoL_Vmar_1.0, whole genome shotgun sequence, a single genomic window includes:
- the slc2a1b gene encoding solute carrier family 2, facilitated glucose transporter member 1: MDSGKQITFPLMLCVGTAVIGSLQFGYNTGVINAPQKIIENFINTTWAERYQEPISENTLKAIWSIAVAIFSVGGIFGSFSVGVFVNRFGRRNAMLMANVLALISSALMGFSKTASSFEMLIIGRFVVGYYSGLSTGFVPMYVGEVSPTSLRGALGTLHQLGIVVGILIAQVFGLEAIMGNSELWPLLMGFIFIPSVMQCILLPFCPESPRYLLINKNEENKAKTVLKKLRGTNDVGTDMQEMKEESRQMMREKKVNIVELFRSPLYRQPLLVAVVLQLSQQLSGINAVFYYSTSIFEQAGVAQPVYATIGAGVVNTAFTVVSLFVVERAGRRSLHLLGLLGMAASALLMTIAMALLDQIKWMSYLSIVAIFAFVAFFEIGPGPIPWFIVAELFSQGPRPSAMAVAGFSNWTANFIVGMGFQYLASACGPYVFVIFIVLLLFFFVFTYFKVPETKGRTFDEIASGFRQSAVTGGEKHEELNSLGADSQL, translated from the exons ATCATCGAAAACTTCATCAACACTACATGGGCCGAGCGCTACCAGGAGCCCATTTCGGAAAACACCCTCAAAGCTATCTGGTCCATTGCTGTTGCCATCTTCTCCGTTGGCGGCATCTTCGGCTCCTTCTCGGTTGGCGTTTTTGTCAACCGCTTCGGAAG GAGAAACGCCATGCTCATGGCCAATGTCCTGGCCCTAATCTCATCGGCCCTGATGGGCTTCTCCAAGACGGCATCCTCCTTCGAGATGCTCATCATCGGTCGCTTCGTGGTGGGCTACTACTCGGGCCTCTCCACTGGCTTTGTGCCCATGTATGTGGGTGAGGTGTCGCCCACGTCACTTCGCGGGGCTCTGGGGACCCTCCACCAGCTCGGTATCGTCGTGGGCATCCTCATTGCTCAG GTGTTTGGATTGGAGGCCATCATGGGCAACAGCGAATTGTGGCCGCTCCTCATGGGCTTTATTTTCATCCCGTCAGTGATGCAGTGCATCTTGCTGCCTTTCTGCCCCGAAAGCCCGCGTTACCTGCTCATCAACAAAAACGAAGAAAACAAAGCCAAGACTG TGCTGAAGAAGCTGAGAGGCACTAACGACGTGGGCACCGATATGCAGGAGATGAAGGAGGAGAGCCGGCAGATGATGCGGGAGAAGAAGGTGAACATCGTGGAGCTGTTCCGCTCGCCGCTCTACCGCCAGCCCCTCCTCGTTGCCGTTGTGCTGCAACTTTCCCAGCAGCTGTCGGGCATCAACGCT GTCTTCTACTACTCCACAAGCATCTTTGAGCAGGCCGGTGTGGCGCAGCCAGTCTACGCTACCATCGGCGCCGGTGTCGTTAACACAGCTTTCACTGTGGTGTCG CTATTTGTGGTGGAGCGCGCCGGCCGCAGGTCTCTCCACCTGCTGGGGCTGCTGGGAATGGCGGCTTCCGCCCTCCTGATGACCATCGCCATGGCTCTGCTG GACCAGATCAAATGGATGTCCTACCTGAGCATCGTGGCCATCTTCGCCTTTGTGGCCTTCTTTGAGATCGGACCGGGTCCCATCCCGTGGTTTATCGTGGCTGAATTGTTCTCCCAAGGCCCGAGGCCTTCAGCTATGGCTGTGGCCGGTTTCTCCAACTGGACCGCCAACTTCATTGTGGGGATGGGCTTCCAGTATTTAGCC TCGGCATGCGGCCCCTACGTCTTCGTCATCTTCATCGTGCTGctgctcttcttcttcgtcttcacCTACTTCAAAGTCCCCGAGACCAAAGGCCGGACTTTTGACGAGATCGCGTCCGGCTTCCGCCAGAGCGCCGTAACGGGCGGCGAGAAGCACGAGGAGCTCAACAGCCTGGGGGCCGACTCGCAGCTCTGA